AGCAACTGTTGATGCAGCTTCCTTAGAAGATAAGTATCAATCTGGTCAAGGCAAGCTGAAAGTGGATGTTTACACATTTGGAGGCCTCGTCCCTTATAATGTTGAGACAGGAGGAATCCAAGAGCTCGATGAAGGAGGAGCTACCGCTTATAAATGCTTTATGGCAACTTGTGGCGACCGTTCAATTGATGGCGATTTCCAGAATGTGGATGATTATTCTTTATATGAAGGTATGCGTCAAATCGCCAAAACTGGTAAAGTTCTCTCAATACATGCCGAGAATGCTGCCATTACTGATCGTTTAGGTGAGATAGCACAAGCTGAAGGTAAATCTAAATTATCCGAATATGTTGCTACACGTCCTGTGTTCACGGAAGTCGAACCAATTCAACGAGCAATATTACTGGCCAAAGAGACAGGTTGTCGAATTCATATTTGTCACGTAGCTTGTCCGGAGGGTGTGGAAGCCGTTCTAGAAGGCCAACGCCAAGGTGTTGATGTGACGTGTGAAACCTGTTTACATTACCTTTACTTTACGACAGATGAGTTAGATGAAATTGGTAACGTGGCTAAGTGTTCTCCGCCAATCCGTGATCAACGTGCGCAAGATGGTCTATGGGAACATTTAAAAGAAGGAAATATTATAACGCAAGTATCTGACCACTCACCGTGTACACCGGACTTGAAAGATAAAGAGAATGCTTTTGACGCATGGGGCGGCATTTCCGGAGTACAAAATGATGTAGATATCTTCTTTGATGAAGCGGTAAATAAACGTGGAATGTCGTTAGAAAGATTTGCTGATATTATCGCGACTGCTCCAACCAAACGATTTGGTATTGAGGAAAAAGGTTCAATCGAAGTTGGTAAAGATGCGGATATCGTAATCATAGACCCTGAGCAGTCTTATACTTTAGAAGCAGAAGATTTAG
This region of Suicoccus acidiformans genomic DNA includes:
- the allB gene encoding allantoinase AllB encodes the protein MTYEVVIKNGKVILPSGAVETDVAIQEGKIAAVGHGLSGAKEVDATGKIVSPGMFDAHVHITENGGGYRDEWEGYVTGTSACAKGGVTSFLEMPLNQVPATVDAASLEDKYQSGQGKLKVDVYTFGGLVPYNVETGGIQELDEGGATAYKCFMATCGDRSIDGDFQNVDDYSLYEGMRQIAKTGKVLSIHAENAAITDRLGEIAQAEGKSKLSEYVATRPVFTEVEPIQRAILLAKETGCRIHICHVACPEGVEAVLEGQRQGVDVTCETCLHYLYFTTDELDEIGNVAKCSPPIRDQRAQDGLWEHLKEGNIITQVSDHSPCTPDLKDKENAFDAWGGISGVQNDVDIFFDEAVNKRGMSLERFADIIATAPTKRFGIEEKGSIEVGKDADIVIIDPEQSYTLEAEDLEYRNKISPYIGREIGASIVATYVRGNEVYSQENGVTDEFVGEFK